From the genome of Nicotiana sylvestris chromosome 2, ASM39365v2, whole genome shotgun sequence, one region includes:
- the LOC138885510 gene encoding uncharacterized protein codes for MKAQALADHLAENPVDDEYQPLSTYFLDEEVNSIEVIPEDTNAWKMFFDGAVNAKGVWIGAILISPTSQHYLATTQLWFFCTNNTAKYEACIMGMNMVIDQDVEELLIMGDSDLIIRQAQGEWETQDIKLIPYIQHVEDLSKRFKSIEFRYIPRFHNELDDALATLASMLPYPGNFHIDPLEIQIRERHGYCNTIEIELDVQPWYHDIKRFLKTKVYPEQASRDQKRTIRRIANSFFLSREVL; via the coding sequence atgaaagctcaagccttggcggatcatcTAGCTGAAAATCCcgttgatgatgaatatcagcctttgagtacttactttctGGACGAGGAAGTAAATTCAATTGAGGTAATTCCAGAAGACactaatgcttggaaaatgttcttcgatggagctgtgaatgcaaaaggtgtctggattggggcaattttgatttcgcccacTAGTCAACACTATCTAGCCACAACCCAGCTTTGGTTTTTCTGTACGAACAACACTGccaagtatgaagcctgcattatgggcatgaacatggtaatcgatcaggatgtggaagagttgttaatcatgggagattccgacttgattattcgacaagctcaaggtgaatgggaaactcaggATATCAAGCTTATTCCATACATACAACATGTCGAAGATCTTAGCAAGCGGTTCAAATccatcgagttcaggtacattcctcggtttcacaatgagttagacgatgcactagctactttggcctcgatgctgccatatCCAGGCAATTTCCACATTGACCCACTGGAAATCCAAATTCGAGAAAGACATGGTTATTGCAATACAATTGAGATAGAACTagatgttcagccatggtatcatgatatcaaaagattcttGAAAACAAAGGTATATCCCGAACAAGCTAGTagggaccaaaagagaaccattagaaggaTCGCCAATAGTTTCTTCTTGAGCAGAGAAGTCTTGTAG